A stretch of Imperialibacter roseus DNA encodes these proteins:
- a CDS encoding OmpA family protein — MIATSFRKTAATAILLCAGMFTLKAQQVQWASSVVGFSSEYINNNYKGQYLAKEILGNPSRYPVFGATPCGWTPSKENSPEGEWIKVGFDKPMQISQVAVVEIFNPGAVRRILLYDEADNESVIYQNDSTAPLSEAGRLLSHVFPKTTYKVAAVKVELRTASVPGFNELDAIAISDSDAPVPVGINLSPDADKALQIEHLSTSVNTPTDELNPIISPDGKVLYFTREGHPENLDDPATQDIWFANINEDGSLDTAVNIGRPLNNASNSGLESILPDNQTALLLNTYNADGTMGVGVSITHKEGDKWGFPVKVDIDSFYNHNKFGEYFLVADGQTLLMTLQRENSIGSKDIHVSFKRENGTWTAPMNIGPTVNTAASEIFPYMAADGVSLYYSTAGWPGYGGSDMFVTRRLDDTWLNWTEPQNLGPHINSPQFDAYYSFTASGDYAYFSSYGKDSNGKSDLYRVRLPESLRPKPVVVVRGRVLNAKTNEPLGASINYEVLSSGKQAGVANSDAIDGSYSIILPSGENYGFLGQSDGFISVSENLDLINLKEYREINKDLYLVPIEKGQVVRLNNIFFDVDKFTFKKEATPELNRFVKLLTDQSGLRIEISGHTDNTGSADYNMKLSANRAKAVYDYLIKQGIDAGRLAFKGYGLTKPTADNNTADGRQLNRRVEFLIVESE; from the coding sequence ATGATTGCTACAAGTTTTAGAAAGACGGCAGCTACAGCTATTCTGTTGTGTGCTGGCATGTTTACATTAAAAGCCCAGCAGGTGCAGTGGGCCTCTTCAGTTGTTGGTTTTTCCAGCGAGTACATCAACAACAATTACAAAGGACAATATCTCGCCAAAGAGATTCTGGGTAATCCAAGCAGGTATCCGGTATTTGGAGCGACACCATGCGGCTGGACGCCCAGCAAGGAAAATAGTCCTGAAGGCGAGTGGATCAAAGTTGGCTTCGACAAGCCTATGCAAATCAGCCAGGTAGCCGTGGTCGAAATCTTCAATCCAGGTGCTGTGAGAAGGATTCTGCTCTACGATGAGGCAGACAACGAATCGGTTATTTACCAAAACGACTCAACCGCACCGCTGAGCGAGGCTGGTAGGCTGCTTTCCCATGTGTTCCCTAAAACGACCTACAAGGTGGCTGCGGTAAAGGTCGAGTTGCGCACAGCTTCGGTGCCCGGCTTCAACGAGCTTGACGCAATAGCCATTAGTGACTCGGACGCACCGGTTCCAGTAGGGATTAACCTGTCTCCCGATGCGGACAAGGCGTTGCAGATAGAGCACCTCTCAACAAGTGTAAATACACCGACCGATGAACTCAATCCCATTATTTCGCCAGATGGCAAGGTATTATACTTCACAAGGGAAGGCCACCCCGAGAATCTCGATGATCCGGCTACCCAGGACATTTGGTTTGCGAATATTAACGAAGATGGTAGTCTCGACACTGCTGTGAACATTGGCCGACCACTTAACAATGCCAGCAACAGCGGTCTGGAGTCTATTTTGCCTGATAACCAAACTGCGTTGCTGCTCAATACCTACAATGCCGACGGAACAATGGGCGTCGGTGTTTCGATCACACACAAGGAAGGTGATAAGTGGGGCTTTCCTGTAAAAGTCGACATCGACAGCTTCTACAACCACAATAAGTTCGGAGAGTATTTTCTCGTGGCCGACGGGCAAACGCTTTTGATGACTTTGCAGCGAGAAAACTCCATTGGCTCTAAAGACATCCATGTTAGTTTTAAAAGGGAAAACGGTACCTGGACGGCACCCATGAATATCGGGCCAACTGTAAACACAGCGGCATCCGAGATTTTCCCCTATATGGCCGCCGATGGCGTTTCACTCTACTATTCCACTGCCGGGTGGCCAGGCTACGGCGGCTCCGACATGTTCGTCACCCGACGCCTCGACGACACCTGGCTCAACTGGACAGAGCCGCAAAACCTCGGACCTCACATTAACTCACCTCAATTTGACGCATACTATTCTTTTACCGCATCGGGTGACTACGCATACTTCTCCTCTTACGGCAAAGATTCCAATGGAAAGAGCGATTTATATCGGGTGAGACTTCCTGAATCACTGAGGCCAAAACCTGTGGTGGTAGTGCGGGGCCGGGTACTCAATGCCAAAACAAACGAGCCACTGGGAGCCAGCATCAACTATGAAGTGCTGAGCTCCGGTAAACAGGCAGGCGTTGCGAATAGCGACGCAATAGATGGTAGCTACAGCATTATTTTACCCTCGGGCGAGAATTATGGCTTTTTGGGTCAATCCGATGGGTTTATTTCAGTAAGCGAAAACCTCGATCTTATCAACCTGAAGGAGTATCGGGAAATCAATAAGGATCTTTATTTGGTGCCAATTGAAAAGGGACAGGTGGTGCGGCTTAACAACATCTTTTTTGACGTAGACAAGTTCACATTCAAGAAGGAAGCTACTCCTGAGCTCAACCGGTTTGTCAAGCTGCTGACCGACCAATCGGGACTGCGTATTGAAATATCGGGGCACACCGACAACACGGGCAGCGCTGACTACAACATGAAGTTGAGCGCCAACAGGGCAAAGGCCGTTTATGATTATCTAATCAAGCAGGGTATTGACGCTGGGCGACTGGCATTTAAAGGCTATGGACTCACCAAGCCAACTGCTGATAATAACACCGCTGACGGCCGGCAGCTCAACCGAAGGGTGGAGTTTCTGATCGTGGAAAGTGAATAG
- a CDS encoding HTTM domain-containing protein, producing the protein MFPSLTLNRQYLSQPVDNTPLVLFRVVFGFLVFMEGASFFLLGQISEIYTEAVVVFTYQGLGWMQPLPGIGMYLVFAFVCVIGIMIMLGWRYRFSAWAFALTWTYIYFSHKAHYNNHHYLFMLMAYAMALMPAADDLSLDAHYHPDKRSTSCPRWCISFFVLQLLIVYTFASIAKIYPDWLEARPMEIWMKGKSHYWLIGGMLQYKWIHYLLAYGGIAFDGAIIWLLLIKRTRWVGVALSIAFHLFNSFVFQIGIFPYLMLGTLFFFFDGEDLRKKLLGRWKWGIALPAKTHLPNDPGYFLFLGYFLIQLLLPLRHHLFEGNVHWTD; encoded by the coding sequence GTGTTTCCCTCTCTGACACTTAATCGACAGTACTTATCGCAACCAGTTGACAATACACCCCTTGTGTTGTTCCGGGTGGTTTTTGGCTTTCTCGTATTTATGGAGGGAGCAAGTTTTTTCTTGCTGGGCCAAATCTCCGAAATTTATACTGAAGCAGTTGTTGTTTTTACCTATCAGGGACTAGGCTGGATGCAGCCGCTGCCAGGCATTGGGATGTACCTGGTTTTTGCTTTTGTTTGTGTGATTGGCATCATGATCATGCTTGGCTGGCGGTACAGGTTTTCAGCCTGGGCGTTTGCCCTCACCTGGACATACATTTACTTCTCCCACAAGGCCCACTATAACAATCATCACTACCTTTTTATGCTGATGGCCTACGCCATGGCGCTGATGCCCGCAGCCGATGATTTGTCTCTTGATGCCCATTACCACCCTGATAAACGATCAACGTCTTGTCCCAGGTGGTGTATCTCCTTTTTTGTGCTTCAGTTACTGATCGTTTATACGTTCGCCAGCATCGCCAAAATCTACCCTGATTGGCTCGAGGCCAGGCCAATGGAAATATGGATGAAGGGCAAGTCACACTATTGGTTGATAGGCGGTATGCTGCAGTACAAGTGGATTCACTATTTGCTTGCTTATGGAGGTATCGCTTTTGACGGAGCGATTATATGGTTGTTATTAATCAAGAGGACTCGCTGGGTAGGTGTTGCCTTGTCGATAGCTTTTCACCTCTTTAATTCATTTGTTTTTCAAATCGGCATCTTTCCTTACCTCATGCTGGGCACGTTGTTCTTCTTTTTCGATGGAGAAGACCTCAGAAAAAAACTACTGGGAAGGTGGAAATGGGGAATTGCTTTGCCTGCAAAAACGCACTTGCCAAACGACCCGGGCTATTTTCTCTTTCTGGGCTATTTCCTGATTCAGCTGTTGCTGCCACTAAGGCATCATTTGTTCGAGGGCAACGTGCATTGGACAGATTAA
- a CDS encoding S9 family peptidase — protein sequence MTNRFRQLLLVILLPVLSFPALAQFSLEDVMSYPFATELVAGKATDAMAWVENKRGIRNIYFAKGPDGPSVQLTSYGKDDGQEISSLTFFMNDQWLLYVRGSAPNRNGEIANPDSNPEGAEQIIWLISTESGDAIRVANGYSPTVHPTENTILFSSPAGIFQININEYGIPESDSERLLFRARGSNGGQAWSPDGKEVLFTSSRGDHSFVGIFSAEKGEIRWMAPSVGRDMIPVWSPDGKQVAFVRYKGLKRDELVNITGGESFSIFVADAVTGAAKEVWKSPSDDGGFAQSYPAAPLQWTKANRLLFYSEHEGWMHIYSMNPDGSGLTDVTPGACEAEDSGISADGSTLYFSSNCGDIDRRHLYSVAVKGGTPKALTKGEGSEMTPVPLASGRGLAMQYMGYNFDKTVGFLASGASTVKQISSAAPSAFPAKSLVKPEQVIYKSPDGVEIHAQLFMPATHKKGEKHPAIIFMHGGPIRQMLLTFHYSSYYSNAYAFNQYLASQGYVVMSVNYRDGIGYGKDFRRVENQGPRGAEEYQDIVAGGKYLQGRVEVEPAKIGLWGGSYGGYLTAMGLARNPELFKAGVDLHGVHDWAFRAREFGPPGGWWGITEELMDKAFESSPVSDLSKWTAPVLLVHGDDDRNVLFQQTTDLAETLREKGVNVDLLIFPDEVHGFLRYDSWFRTFEAAKVYFDKYLK from the coding sequence ATGACCAATCGTTTCCGCCAGCTTTTGCTGGTTATCCTGCTTCCTGTCCTGTCCTTTCCCGCACTTGCGCAATTCAGCCTTGAGGACGTGATGTCTTACCCCTTTGCCACTGAGTTGGTAGCTGGCAAGGCGACCGATGCGATGGCGTGGGTTGAAAACAAAAGGGGGATAAGAAATATCTACTTTGCAAAAGGGCCTGATGGGCCTTCGGTTCAGCTTACCAGCTATGGTAAGGATGATGGGCAGGAAATATCCTCACTTACCTTTTTTATGAATGACCAGTGGTTGCTCTACGTGAGGGGCAGTGCACCAAACCGCAACGGCGAAATAGCCAACCCTGACAGCAACCCAGAAGGCGCAGAGCAAATCATCTGGCTTATTTCTACAGAAAGTGGTGATGCGATCAGGGTGGCAAACGGCTACTCGCCAACCGTCCATCCCACTGAAAACACCATTCTTTTTTCCAGCCCGGCAGGCATTTTCCAAATAAACATCAATGAATACGGTATTCCTGAATCTGATAGCGAAAGGCTGTTGTTTCGGGCCCGTGGCAGCAATGGTGGGCAGGCATGGTCGCCTGATGGCAAGGAGGTGCTTTTCACCAGCTCAAGAGGAGATCATAGTTTTGTGGGGATTTTCAGCGCAGAAAAAGGGGAAATCCGCTGGATGGCTCCTTCGGTGGGCCGAGATATGATTCCCGTATGGTCGCCTGACGGCAAACAGGTGGCTTTTGTCAGATACAAAGGCTTGAAAAGAGATGAACTCGTCAATATTACTGGTGGAGAGTCATTTTCCATTTTTGTGGCCGATGCTGTCACGGGGGCAGCTAAAGAAGTATGGAAATCCCCTTCGGACGACGGCGGCTTTGCTCAATCGTACCCGGCGGCTCCACTACAATGGACGAAAGCAAACAGACTGCTATTTTATTCGGAGCATGAAGGCTGGATGCATATTTACAGCATGAATCCGGATGGGTCAGGGCTTACCGATGTGACACCCGGCGCCTGCGAGGCAGAGGACAGCGGAATTTCTGCAGACGGGAGTACACTTTATTTTTCTTCTAACTGTGGGGATATCGACAGAAGGCACTTGTATAGTGTGGCAGTGAAAGGTGGAACGCCAAAGGCACTAACAAAAGGAGAAGGAAGCGAAATGACACCGGTGCCATTGGCTTCCGGCAGGGGGCTGGCGATGCAATACATGGGGTATAACTTTGACAAGACTGTGGGTTTTCTGGCGTCTGGAGCTTCGACTGTGAAACAAATTTCCTCGGCTGCTCCATCGGCCTTTCCTGCTAAGTCGCTGGTCAAGCCAGAGCAGGTCATTTACAAATCGCCCGATGGCGTTGAAATTCACGCACAACTATTTATGCCTGCCACGCACAAAAAGGGTGAGAAGCATCCCGCCATTATTTTCATGCACGGCGGCCCCATCAGACAAATGTTGCTGACCTTCCACTATTCAAGTTATTATTCCAACGCTTATGCCTTCAACCAGTACCTGGCCAGTCAGGGCTATGTGGTGATGTCTGTCAATTATCGGGATGGAATTGGCTACGGCAAGGACTTCAGAAGAGTTGAGAATCAGGGCCCAAGAGGTGCCGAGGAATACCAGGACATTGTAGCCGGAGGCAAATATCTGCAAGGCAGGGTGGAAGTAGAACCAGCCAAAATTGGCCTGTGGGGAGGCTCCTACGGCGGCTACCTCACTGCTATGGGCCTTGCAAGAAACCCTGAACTTTTCAAAGCCGGTGTTGACCTTCACGGCGTGCACGACTGGGCTTTCCGGGCCAGGGAATTTGGCCCGCCGGGTGGTTGGTGGGGTATCACTGAAGAGCTCATGGACAAAGCCTTTGAATCTTCTCCGGTTTCTGACCTCTCGAAATGGACGGCGCCTGTGCTGCTGGTGCACGGTGACGACGACCGGAATGTGCTATTTCAGCAAACCACCGAC
- a CDS encoding KpsF/GutQ family sugar-phosphate isomerase, which translates to MSQSLEEIRSLVEKEVQAIHNIPVDESILNAIDALYEQIHVKKGKIVISGIGKAGQIGQNIATTFCSTGSPAVFLHPSEAQHGDLGVLQPNDILLVISNSGKTEEILKLLELADNLYPKIKTICITGHPENELGRTANICLSTGQPKEICPLDLTPTTSTTVMSVLGDLLVVMLMKKINFDKAGYAKRHHSGYLGQKSRMQ; encoded by the coding sequence ATGAGTCAGTCACTTGAAGAAATTCGCAGCCTGGTAGAAAAAGAAGTTCAGGCTATTCATAATATCCCGGTAGATGAGTCGATACTGAACGCCATTGATGCGCTATACGAACAGATACATGTTAAAAAAGGAAAGATTGTCATTAGCGGCATTGGCAAAGCCGGTCAGATAGGGCAGAACATCGCCACTACTTTTTGCTCGACAGGTTCCCCTGCTGTGTTCCTTCATCCGTCGGAAGCACAACATGGCGACCTGGGAGTTTTGCAACCGAACGACATCCTGCTGGTTATTTCCAATTCGGGCAAAACTGAAGAAATTCTCAAGTTGCTGGAGCTGGCAGACAACCTGTATCCAAAAATCAAGACTATTTGCATCACCGGCCACCCAGAAAACGAACTGGGAAGAACAGCCAACATTTGCCTGAGCACCGGGCAACCGAAAGAAATTTGCCCACTCGACCTCACCCCAACGACCAGCACCACAGTGATGTCGGTTTTGGGCGACTTGCTGGTGGTAATGTTAATGAAAAAGATCAACTTTGATAAGGCTGGCTACGCCAAAAGGCACCATAGCGGCTACCTCGGACAAAAAAGCAGAATGCAATGA